A genomic region of Desulfosarcina ovata subsp. ovata contains the following coding sequences:
- the flgM gene encoding flagellar biosynthesis anti-sigma factor FlgM — MDKETGDESKDKVAFSKDFSAADDGVRSIKDMPEIREDKVAAIRRRLASGKYRVEGDRIASSLLCETEENNEILKQIGIDGKSDESSTHKTEGK; from the coding sequence ATGGATAAAGAAACTGGAGACGAATCCAAAGATAAGGTTGCCTTTTCCAAAGACTTCAGCGCGGCCGATGACGGTGTTCGGAGCATTAAGGACATGCCGGAAATACGAGAAGATAAGGTGGCTGCAATCAGACGGCGCCTGGCCTCCGGCAAGTATCGGGTGGAAGGTGACCGGATCGCATCGAGCCTGTTATGCGAAACGGAAGAAAATAACGAGATTTTAAAACAGATCGGCATCGATGGAAAAAGTGATGAATCATCGACGCACAAAACGGAGGGGAAATGA
- a CDS encoding flagellar motor protein MotB: protein MSNDILECPPCEVGAPRWMTTFGDLMSLLLCFFVLLLSFSEMDRQKYKVVAGSMEKAFGMQRKENVSESPRTGLKMIARDFDQDAVATRVKEFIGRELEENFSELYSKIGEEIEIEAGKDQVTIRLMGESTFDSGKAEIKPELEPLILRIGQILAKETSGDIIISGHTDNVPVRGGPFQTNLKLSIARAATVAQFLLDKTAIDPKRLSTMGFGEYRPIADNLTETGRRQNRRVEIIVGTIPKRDKMENAMLPAKDA from the coding sequence ATGAGTAATGACATCCTGGAATGCCCCCCATGTGAAGTCGGTGCCCCCCGCTGGATGACCACATTCGGGGACCTGATGAGTCTGCTGCTCTGCTTTTTCGTGTTGCTGCTCTCTTTCTCCGAGATGGATCGGCAGAAGTATAAGGTGGTTGCCGGATCCATGGAAAAAGCCTTTGGTATGCAGCGCAAGGAAAATGTCTCCGAATCGCCGCGTACCGGGCTTAAAATGATTGCCAGGGATTTCGATCAGGACGCAGTCGCCACGCGGGTCAAGGAGTTTATTGGCCGTGAGCTGGAAGAGAACTTCAGTGAACTCTACAGCAAAATCGGAGAGGAGATCGAGATTGAAGCCGGTAAGGATCAGGTGACCATCCGTCTGATGGGAGAGAGCACCTTTGACTCGGGCAAAGCCGAGATCAAGCCCGAACTTGAGCCGCTGATCCTGAGGATCGGTCAGATCCTGGCCAAAGAGACCAGCGGTGATATCATTATTTCCGGCCACACCGACAACGTACCGGTCAGGGGCGGTCCGTTCCAAACCAACTTGAAACTCTCCATTGCCAGGGCCGCCACCGTTGCCCAGTTCCTGCTTGATAAAACCGCCATTGATCCCAAACGCCTGTCCACCATGGGGTTTGGCGAATACCGCCCGATTGCCGACAATCTCACCGAAACCGGACGCCGACAGAACCGGCGCGTGGAGATCATCGTCGGTACCATACCGAAGCGGGATAAGATGGAAAACGCCATGCTGCCTGCGAAAGACGCGTAA
- a CDS encoding rod-binding protein — MSEANAMTVPPATFQLQAASTDRNISEASSRALGQDQTETELENASQQFESLLLNMMIREMRATVPDSGLFQESMAEEIFTSMLDEQYADVMAQQGGIGLSRMIVDQLGTIDGVSGETTTDRNASVKLK; from the coding sequence ATGTCAGAAGCAAATGCGATGACGGTGCCGCCCGCTACATTCCAACTGCAGGCGGCCAGTACGGACCGAAACATTTCGGAAGCCAGCTCAAGGGCCTTGGGCCAAGACCAAACAGAGACCGAACTCGAGAACGCCAGTCAGCAGTTCGAATCGCTGTTGCTCAATATGATGATCCGTGAGATGCGGGCGACGGTTCCGGATTCCGGGCTTTTCCAGGAATCCATGGCCGAAGAGATTTTCACTTCCATGCTTGACGAACAGTATGCCGACGTCATGGCGCAACAGGGGGGGATCGGACTCTCGAGAATGATCGTCGACCAGTTGGGTACGATTGACGGTGTTTCCGGAGAGACAACGACAGACCGGAATGCATCGGTAAAGTTAAAGTGA
- a CDS encoding two-component system response regulator, whose translation MNILIADDDPVTLNLLSSRLATWGHAVSTAVDGNGAWEIIHQQPVDIVVSDWMMPGLDGIELCRRIRALETPGYVYLILISAQDSRDDVLHGLESGVDDYITKPIDLGALRARIEIGARIVNLERSLKRKIDIITANHYQTIHMFTQLLEVFDEELGGHCRRTAKLALKMARRHADVGDAEVPIVETAALLHDIGMIGISKSILNKRRTEMVDNERQLYQSHAETGAGIIGEIEIMKPAALLVRMHHEQFNGKGFPKGVSGDDIPVGAQIISAASIYDNIRHRGKVPLDRIPDSLQPLRGYQLSPQMVAMLLEINIEQQHDEARKTEEELSLDDLVSGMVLADHVRMRTGAFVMAADTVLNDYTIDKLKRYHTIGTITNKVLIRKSSVRG comes from the coding sequence ATGAATATCCTGATTGCCGATGATGATCCTGTAACCTTGAATCTGCTGTCCTCACGGCTGGCCACATGGGGGCATGCCGTGTCCACGGCAGTTGATGGCAACGGTGCCTGGGAAATTATTCACCAGCAGCCCGTGGACATCGTTGTCAGCGACTGGATGATGCCCGGCCTGGACGGTATCGAACTGTGTCGCCGGATTCGCGCACTGGAAACCCCGGGATACGTTTATCTGATTTTGATCAGCGCCCAGGACTCGCGTGACGACGTTTTACACGGCCTGGAAAGCGGTGTCGACGATTACATTACCAAACCCATTGACCTGGGTGCACTGCGTGCCCGAATTGAAATCGGCGCCCGGATCGTCAACCTGGAGCGCAGTTTAAAACGTAAAATCGACATTATCACGGCCAATCATTATCAGACCATTCACATGTTCACCCAACTTCTGGAAGTTTTTGACGAAGAGTTGGGCGGCCATTGCCGGCGAACGGCAAAACTGGCCTTGAAAATGGCTCGTCGGCATGCCGATGTGGGGGATGCCGAGGTCCCGATTGTGGAAACGGCGGCCCTGCTCCACGATATTGGCATGATTGGTATCTCGAAATCGATCCTGAACAAACGCCGGACAGAAATGGTCGACAACGAACGGCAATTGTATCAATCCCACGCAGAAACGGGTGCCGGTATTATCGGAGAGATTGAAATCATGAAACCCGCCGCACTGCTGGTGCGAATGCATCATGAGCAGTTTAACGGAAAAGGGTTTCCCAAAGGGGTGTCGGGAGACGATATCCCGGTAGGGGCGCAGATTATTTCGGCGGCCAGCATTTATGACAATATCCGCCATCGCGGCAAAGTCCCGCTTGATCGAATTCCCGACTCTCTGCAACCCTTAAGGGGGTACCAGCTGTCTCCACAGATGGTGGCCATGCTGCTTGAAATTAATATTGAACAACAGCATGACGAGGCACGCAAAACAGAAGAAGAGCTATCGCTCGACGATCTTGTTTCCGGAATGGTGCTGGCAGACCATGTGCGCATGCGGACCGGCGCCTTTGTCATGGCCGCCGACACGGTTCTGAATGACTATACGATCGATAAACTCAAACGTTACCACACCATCGGCACCATCACCAACAAGGTGCTGATTCGTAAATCTTCCGTGAGGGGTTAA
- a CDS encoding flagellar protein FlgN — protein sequence MSQKLDQLLDVMDEEKTCYENMQALLVEEKNAASLPRQDHLLKIGQKKQSLVDTLKRMEGRRLKLVEDLSREYGIEDEERPLTASRLAGYLEPTSAKRLADRAQALKRLIKQVRRENSANATLFSYYLDLTQGALKMLNDLIYGHAVYTKPGTGSRVSGYGSNRGKVFCGNI from the coding sequence ATGAGCCAAAAGCTTGATCAGCTGCTTGACGTAATGGACGAAGAGAAGACGTGCTATGAAAACATGCAAGCCCTTTTGGTAGAGGAAAAAAATGCCGCTTCCCTTCCCCGGCAGGACCATTTGCTAAAAATCGGGCAGAAGAAGCAGAGCCTTGTCGATACCCTGAAACGGATGGAGGGGCGACGCCTGAAGTTGGTTGAAGACCTGTCCCGGGAATACGGCATCGAGGATGAGGAACGACCATTGACCGCCAGCCGGCTGGCCGGTTATCTGGAACCGACGTCGGCCAAGCGTTTAGCAGACCGTGCCCAAGCGCTTAAACGACTTATCAAGCAGGTCCGGCGGGAAAACAGTGCCAATGCAACACTTTTTTCCTACTACCTGGATCTCACCCAGGGTGCCCTTAAAATGCTTAACGATCTTATTTACGGGCACGCCGTCTATACCAAACCGGGGACTGGATCACGGGTATCGGGATACGGGAGCAACCGCGGAAAGGTTTTTTGCGGAAATATTTGA
- the flgK gene encoding flagellar hook-associated protein FlgK, with protein MANIIYGMFNVATTALITQQKALDVTANNIANVNTEGYSRQRVNLEQNEPVYYEDGILSTGVQAQQYVQRIYDQFINAQIAESESELGRWDAELETLEKVELMFDETSGYGLNDALSEFWNSWQELSNSPDGYTERATLIADTQNLTEVFNSLSTSLSEVQSDTDLSITSAVDEINTLSSEIADLNLKIAEVEAGGYSANTFRDERDLKLQELSALIDINSFEDADGYLTVTTANGNTLVDRANSWELTTNTNADGFQDVYWVSSTGTEENITDDIRTGKLKGWIEARDETISGYLDQLDDLAATIIDAVNTLHAAGTNLDGTTGTASGTNFFTGTDASDIAINTDIEDNPNLIAAADTTESIPGGSENAIAIAELQNSLLMSGGTSTIDDFYNALASEVGSDVSQAEVNSEHQTTVSLQLSTYREEVSGVSLDEEMVDLIQFQSAYNAAAKLVTAVDEMLQTLIDMV; from the coding sequence ATGGCCAATATTATTTACGGAATGTTCAACGTTGCCACCACAGCATTGATCACCCAGCAAAAAGCCCTGGATGTGACGGCCAACAATATCGCCAATGTCAATACCGAGGGCTATTCACGGCAACGCGTGAATCTGGAGCAAAACGAGCCGGTGTACTATGAGGACGGCATTTTAAGTACCGGGGTTCAGGCCCAGCAGTATGTTCAGCGGATTTACGATCAATTTATCAATGCTCAGATCGCTGAATCGGAGTCGGAACTGGGACGCTGGGATGCCGAATTGGAGACCCTGGAAAAAGTCGAATTGATGTTTGATGAGACCTCCGGTTACGGGCTCAACGACGCCCTTTCCGAGTTCTGGAACTCCTGGCAGGAACTCTCCAACAGTCCCGACGGATACACGGAACGGGCAACCCTGATTGCCGATACTCAAAACCTGACCGAAGTTTTCAACAGTCTTTCAACCAGTTTGAGTGAGGTCCAGTCCGACACCGATCTCAGCATCACCAGCGCCGTTGACGAGATCAACACGCTGAGCAGTGAGATTGCCGATCTGAACCTGAAGATCGCCGAAGTCGAAGCCGGCGGATACAGCGCCAATACCTTCAGGGATGAACGCGATCTGAAATTGCAGGAACTTTCGGCGCTGATCGATATCAACAGCTTCGAAGATGCCGATGGTTATCTGACCGTGACAACGGCCAACGGCAACACCTTGGTGGATCGGGCCAATTCCTGGGAGTTGACCACAAACACCAATGCCGACGGTTTTCAGGACGTCTATTGGGTCAGCAGCACCGGTACCGAAGAGAACATCACCGACGATATCAGAACCGGTAAATTGAAAGGCTGGATCGAGGCGCGCGATGAGACCATTTCCGGGTACCTCGATCAGCTCGATGATCTGGCGGCAACCATTATCGATGCCGTTAATACGCTCCACGCGGCAGGAACGAACCTTGACGGGACAACAGGTACGGCTTCGGGCACCAATTTCTTCACCGGTACCGATGCATCCGACATTGCCATTAACACGGATATTGAAGATAACCCGAATTTGATAGCGGCAGCCGATACCACGGAATCGATTCCCGGTGGTAGTGAGAACGCCATCGCCATCGCCGAACTGCAGAACAGTTTGTTGATGAGTGGAGGGACAAGTACCATTGATGATTTCTACAACGCCCTGGCCAGCGAGGTGGGCAGCGATGTTTCCCAGGCCGAGGTCAACAGCGAACATCAAACAACCGTTTCCCTGCAGCTTTCCACCTACCGCGAAGAAGTGTCGGGAGTTTCCCTGGACGAGGAAATGGTTGATTTGATACAATTTCAGAGCGCTTACAACGCTGCCGCCAAATTGGTGACTGCCGTGGATGAAATGCTTCAAACCCTCATCGACATGGTCTAA
- the guaA gene encoding glutamine-hydrolyzing GMP synthase produces MIVIIDFGSQFNQLIARRVRECRVYCQIEPPTITAEEIRSLAPEGIILSGGPSSIYEKGSPRVDDRIFTLGIPVLGICYGMQFMVDSLGGDVRKADKREYGFATLFTKSNSVLFNGIEGETVTWMSHGDSIQAVPQGFEVTASTENTTIAAIADAQKQFYGVQFHPEVEHTVKGRQIIRNFLYDICGCKRSWTMKSFARETIEQIREKVGDKKVILGLSGGVDSSVTALLIHQAIGKHLTCIFVDNGLLRKDEAAQLKLKLKSHLNINIRFVNAAAQFIKALSGVSDPERKRKIIGKIFMDVFEAEAKKIKDADFLAQGTLYPDVIESRSAFGGPTAVIKSHHNVGGLPKKMKLKLVEPLQYLFKDEVRKLGKTLGLDEDLVWRQPFPGPGLAIRVIGEVTKKRLDVLREVDAVLQEEIRAGGYYRKLWQSFAVLLPIKSVGIMGDGRTYENIVAIRAVTSKDAMTADWARLPHKLLGKISNRIINEVRGVNRVVYDISSKPPSTIEWE; encoded by the coding sequence ATGATTGTGATCATCGATTTCGGTTCCCAGTTTAACCAGCTTATCGCCAGACGGGTCCGGGAATGCCGTGTCTACTGTCAGATCGAACCGCCGACCATCACCGCAGAGGAAATCCGGTCCCTGGCACCGGAAGGCATCATTCTGTCAGGAGGCCCATCCAGCATTTACGAAAAGGGCAGCCCCCGTGTAGACGACCGAATTTTTACGCTGGGTATCCCGGTGTTGGGAATCTGCTACGGCATGCAGTTCATGGTGGACAGCCTGGGGGGGGACGTCAGAAAAGCCGACAAACGGGAGTACGGCTTTGCCACGCTCTTCACCAAGTCCAACAGCGTGCTCTTCAACGGAATCGAGGGGGAAACGGTCACCTGGATGAGCCATGGTGACTCCATTCAGGCGGTACCGCAAGGATTTGAAGTCACGGCATCGACGGAAAACACCACCATCGCTGCCATCGCCGATGCGCAAAAACAATTTTATGGGGTCCAGTTTCATCCCGAGGTCGAGCACACGGTCAAGGGCCGCCAAATCATCCGCAACTTTCTCTATGACATTTGCGGATGCAAGCGGTCCTGGACCATGAAGTCCTTTGCTCGGGAAACCATCGAACAGATTCGCGAAAAAGTCGGTGACAAAAAGGTTATCCTCGGACTTTCCGGGGGGGTGGACTCTTCGGTGACCGCCCTTTTGATTCATCAGGCCATCGGCAAGCACCTGACCTGCATTTTCGTGGATAATGGTTTGCTGCGCAAGGACGAGGCCGCCCAACTGAAGTTGAAACTAAAGAGCCACCTGAACATCAACATCCGTTTCGTCAATGCTGCGGCCCAGTTTATCAAAGCCCTTTCCGGCGTTAGCGACCCGGAGCGAAAACGCAAAATCATCGGCAAGATCTTCATGGATGTGTTCGAAGCCGAAGCCAAAAAAATCAAGGATGCCGATTTTCTGGCCCAGGGCACCCTTTACCCCGATGTGATCGAGTCGCGATCCGCCTTCGGTGGTCCCACTGCGGTAATCAAGTCCCATCATAATGTGGGCGGACTGCCTAAGAAGATGAAGCTCAAGCTGGTGGAACCACTGCAGTATCTGTTCAAGGATGAGGTGCGAAAACTGGGCAAAACCCTTGGACTGGATGAAGATCTGGTCTGGCGGCAACCTTTTCCCGGCCCGGGGCTGGCCATTCGGGTAATCGGAGAAGTCACCAAAAAACGGCTGGACGTACTGCGTGAGGTGGACGCGGTACTCCAGGAAGAGATTCGCGCGGGTGGATACTATCGCAAACTCTGGCAGTCCTTTGCCGTACTGCTGCCCATTAAAAGTGTGGGGATCATGGGGGACGGTCGCACCTACGAAAATATTGTGGCCATCCGGGCCGTGACCAGCAAGGATGCCATGACCGCCGACTGGGCCAGGCTGCCCCATAAACTGTTGGGCAAGATATCCAACCGGATCATCAACGAGGTCCGCGGCGTCAATCGGGTGGTATACGACATCAGTTCCAAACCCCCCAGCACCATCGAGTGGGAATAA
- the mltF gene encoding membrane-bound lytic murein transglycosylase MltF — MGRYYYQRSGERFHASADEYQLTDFPAPMHLTKRRLGKYRLIALIWVLLIAGCDQKLLKDDLKTLKSRGELVLITRNNVACYYEGPHGHAGFEYDLVKSFARSLGLRLRVEILEEEAEMVAALKAGRGDIIAAGFPFGSQSAKLLALGPGYLEITQQVVGRRGGVEIRGETQLDAYTLWMTGSSARIEILENLRQRYPAIHWQILSAYNAEDLLQMVWNRALPLTLVDSNIIAMTHHDYPELKILMSLQPSRQLAWATDPRNRRLTQAIHQWFNRKDTRETINGLVEHYYRHLESFDYVDLARYRRRIKSRLPRYRAFFKTAAQKYALDWKLVAAQAYQESHWDPRATSYTGVRGIMMLTRETATAMGIEDRTDVETSILAGTRYLARLHRQVGPSVPEPDRTFMALAAYNIGFGHLNDAQTLAKRLGKPPNSWRGVRSVLPFLQQKKYYTTLEHRYARGKEAVTYVDRIRTYYKMLQPIIDSLADGQPADRDPAGFPGP; from the coding sequence ATGGGCCGATACTATTACCAGCGATCCGGGGAGCGGTTCCATGCATCCGCGGATGAATATCAACTCACAGATTTTCCGGCACCCATGCACTTGACGAAGCGACGGCTCGGCAAATACCGCTTGATTGCACTGATCTGGGTTCTTCTGATTGCAGGCTGTGATCAGAAATTGCTTAAGGATGACCTGAAAACCCTCAAATCCCGTGGTGAACTGGTTTTGATTACCCGCAACAACGTGGCCTGCTATTATGAAGGTCCCCACGGTCATGCCGGGTTCGAATATGATCTGGTCAAATCCTTTGCTCGTTCCCTTGGTCTGCGGCTGCGGGTTGAAATCCTTGAAGAGGAGGCCGAGATGGTCGCCGCACTCAAGGCCGGCCGTGGCGACATCATCGCCGCCGGTTTCCCGTTTGGCAGCCAGAGCGCCAAGCTCCTGGCATTGGGGCCGGGCTACCTTGAAATTACCCAGCAGGTGGTCGGGCGCCGTGGCGGTGTTGAGATCCGGGGAGAAACGCAGCTCGACGCGTATACCCTCTGGATGACCGGCAGCAGTGCCCGGATCGAAATCCTTGAAAATCTCCGTCAGCGTTACCCGGCGATCCACTGGCAGATCCTCTCCGCATACAATGCCGAGGATCTTCTCCAAATGGTCTGGAACCGTGCCCTGCCGCTGACACTGGTGGACTCCAACATCATTGCCATGACCCATCACGATTACCCGGAACTTAAAATTCTGATGAGCCTGCAGCCCTCCCGGCAGCTGGCTTGGGCGACAGACCCGCGGAACCGGCGTTTGACCCAGGCCATTCACCAATGGTTCAACCGCAAGGATACCCGTGAAACCATCAATGGCCTTGTGGAACACTACTACCGCCATCTGGAATCCTTTGATTATGTCGATCTTGCCCGATATCGCCGGCGAATCAAAAGCCGACTTCCCCGATATCGCGCGTTTTTCAAAACGGCGGCACAAAAATACGCCTTGGACTGGAAGCTTGTGGCCGCCCAGGCTTATCAGGAATCTCACTGGGACCCCCGGGCAACTAGTTACACGGGGGTTCGCGGGATAATGATGTTGACCCGGGAAACGGCCACTGCCATGGGTATAGAGGATCGGACGGACGTGGAGACGTCGATCCTTGCCGGCACCCGGTATCTGGCCCGTCTGCATCGCCAGGTGGGCCCGTCGGTTCCCGAACCGGACCGGACCTTCATGGCCCTTGCAGCCTACAACATCGGTTTCGGCCATTTGAACGACGCCCAAACCCTGGCCAAGCGCTTGGGCAAACCGCCGAACAGTTGGCGGGGGGTCCGCTCGGTGCTACCCTTCTTGCAACAGAAGAAATACTACACGACACTTGAGCATCGTTATGCCCGGGGGAAAGAGGCGGTGACTTATGTGGATCGTATTCGGACTTACTACAAAATGCTCCAACCGATCATCGATTCGCTTGCCGACGGTCAACCCGCGGACCGGGATCCTGCCGGGTTCCCGGGGCCTTGA
- a CDS encoding histidine triad nucleotide-binding protein, whose product MENDCLFCKIASGQMDTEFLFENDRLVVFRDIHPHAPVHLLIVPKRHIRSINDLTEGDHDILAEMIMTAKQMAKKENVDAAGYKLLFNVEKGGGQVIFHLHLHLMGGKVW is encoded by the coding sequence ATGGAAAATGATTGTTTGTTTTGTAAAATTGCCAGTGGGCAAATGGATACCGAGTTCTTATTCGAAAATGATCGCTTGGTTGTGTTTCGCGATATCCATCCGCATGCACCGGTGCATCTGTTGATCGTTCCCAAGCGGCATATTCGCAGCATTAACGACCTCACCGAGGGCGATCATGACATCCTGGCGGAAATGATCATGACCGCCAAACAGATGGCCAAAAAGGAAAATGTGGATGCCGCTGGATACAAGCTGCTCTTTAATGTGGAAAAAGGCGGCGGACAGGTGATATTTCATCTGCACCTGCACCTGATGGGCGGGAAAGTATGGTAA
- the kdsB gene encoding 3-deoxy-manno-octulosonate cytidylyltransferase: protein MRVVVIIPSRYGSSRFDGKPLAPICGRPMVQWVYQRASQSSRVETVHVATDDERIRAAVKAFGGNVMMTASTCRSGTDRVAEAAERLGLGMRDVVVNIQGDQPLVDPRCFDAVVKPFTEDPSVKMSTLAFAIVDEREITDPKDVKVTFDKNGDALYFSRATIPMGRDGFSGYTIYKHLGVYAYTREFLECFQLLSPGRLEEIEKLEQLRAMEHGHRIRVVVTPYDSPEVDLPVDIRRIEEKMAAMGIG, encoded by the coding sequence ATGCGGGTTGTGGTGATTATTCCATCACGCTACGGATCGTCCCGGTTCGATGGCAAACCGCTGGCGCCCATCTGTGGCCGGCCGATGGTGCAGTGGGTTTATCAGAGGGCCAGTCAGTCCAGTCGCGTTGAAACGGTTCATGTGGCAACCGATGACGAACGGATTCGGGCCGCGGTCAAGGCGTTTGGCGGCAATGTGATGATGACCGCATCGACCTGTCGATCGGGAACCGACCGTGTTGCTGAGGCGGCCGAACGGCTTGGTTTGGGGATGCGGGATGTGGTGGTCAACATCCAGGGGGACCAGCCGCTGGTCGATCCCCGTTGTTTTGATGCGGTGGTGAAACCGTTTACCGAAGACCCGTCCGTGAAAATGAGCACACTGGCATTTGCCATTGTTGACGAACGGGAAATCACCGACCCCAAGGATGTCAAAGTCACCTTCGATAAAAATGGTGACGCCCTCTATTTTTCCCGCGCAACGATTCCCATGGGGCGTGACGGTTTTTCCGGGTACACCATTTATAAGCATTTGGGGGTGTATGCCTACACCCGAGAATTTCTCGAGTGCTTCCAATTGCTTTCACCGGGCCGGCTGGAGGAGATTGAAAAGCTTGAACAGCTTCGGGCCATGGAGCACGGCCACCGGATTCGGGTGGTGGTGACCCCTTACGACTCGCCGGAGGTGGATCTGCCGGTGGACATCCGGCGTATCGAGGAAAAGATGGCCGCCATGGGGATCGGCTGA
- the flgL gene encoding flagellar hook-associated protein FlgL yields the protein MRISAKIMAENIKANLAKQSAQLSKTQIEIATGKKINSLSDDPEGVGKVLDYRTTLSTIDQYQQNITDAKTRVEYTETILGQINGLVNDAKDIASNADTENGEALAEEVANIRDQILSLANSRYNGSYIFSGDSTNTEPFEYDEISGDYQYNGDDGSHSVMVGEGIQITLDADGSEMFTETVSGSGDTVFDVLDDLEAALLSGDETGISDTVALLADIDENLEMERSKFAAAYSRLEDTEERWTTLSNAVETMRSDVEDADVTEAAVDLQLQQTSYELLLQVASEVLQPTLLDFL from the coding sequence ATGCGAATCAGTGCAAAAATAATGGCCGAGAATATTAAGGCCAACTTGGCCAAACAAAGTGCCCAGCTGTCAAAAACCCAGATCGAGATTGCCACAGGAAAAAAAATCAACAGCCTTTCCGATGATCCCGAGGGGGTCGGCAAGGTCTTGGACTACCGGACAACGCTTTCCACCATCGATCAATACCAGCAAAACATTACCGACGCCAAGACCCGTGTGGAATATACGGAAACCATCCTTGGCCAAATCAACGGTCTGGTCAACGACGCCAAGGATATCGCCTCCAATGCCGATACGGAAAATGGGGAGGCCCTGGCCGAGGAGGTTGCCAATATCCGGGATCAAATTCTGAGCCTGGCCAACTCCCGGTACAACGGCAGCTATATTTTTTCCGGTGACAGCACCAATACGGAACCATTTGAATACGACGAAATTTCAGGAGACTATCAATATAACGGCGACGATGGTTCCCACAGTGTCATGGTGGGGGAGGGGATCCAGATTACATTGGATGCCGATGGCAGTGAAATGTTTACCGAAACGGTCAGCGGCAGTGGGGACACGGTTTTTGATGTCCTAGACGATCTGGAAGCGGCCCTGCTCTCAGGCGACGAAACAGGGATCAGTGATACTGTCGCGCTGCTTGCCGACATTGATGAGAATCTGGAAATGGAACGCTCCAAGTTTGCTGCGGCGTATTCACGCTTGGAGGACACCGAAGAACGCTGGACCACTTTGAGCAATGCCGTGGAGACCATGCGCTCGGATGTCGAAGATGCGGATGTTACCGAGGCCGCCGTCGATTTGCAACTGCAGCAGACGTCCTATGAACTGCTGCTGCAGGTCGCTTCCGAGGTGCTCCAGCCGACACTGCTTGATTTCCTCTGA
- a CDS encoding MotA/TolQ/ExbB proton channel family protein — protein MDLATIIGLVSGSVLILVSILIGGSALIFLNIPGLLIVVGGTIAATFIKFTMADVIGSISVAMKAFLVKMEAPENIISEMVEFTRIAKKEGLIALEKETPSDPFSTKALRYLSDGYDEGLIADMLNKDIRLMSQRHTTGQNVFKGAGDTAPAFGMVGTLIGLVQMLASMSDPASIGPSMAVALLTTLYGAVIANLIALPIADKLALRSEQERLNKSIIMEAAIAINRGVSPMVLEESLKIFLSPKEREKSVTNSDKAEAE, from the coding sequence ATGGATCTCGCAACCATCATCGGCCTGGTCAGCGGCAGTGTACTGATCCTGGTTTCAATTCTCATCGGTGGCAGTGCACTGATCTTCCTGAATATTCCCGGTCTTCTGATCGTCGTTGGCGGAACCATCGCAGCCACGTTTATCAAGTTTACCATGGCTGATGTGATCGGTTCCATCAGCGTTGCCATGAAGGCATTTCTGGTCAAAATGGAGGCGCCGGAAAACATCATCAGCGAGATGGTTGAGTTTACCCGTATCGCCAAAAAGGAAGGCCTGATCGCACTGGAAAAGGAAACCCCTTCAGATCCGTTTTCCACCAAGGCACTCAGATATCTCTCCGATGGTTACGATGAGGGCTTGATTGCCGATATGCTCAACAAGGACATTCGGCTGATGAGTCAGCGTCATACCACCGGTCAGAATGTTTTCAAAGGGGCGGGTGACACGGCACCGGCTTTCGGCATGGTGGGGACCCTGATCGGACTGGTGCAGATGCTGGCGTCCATGTCTGACCCGGCCAGCATCGGTCCTTCCATGGCCGTCGCATTGCTGACCACCCTTTACGGCGCCGTGATCGCCAACCTGATCGCCCTGCCCATCGCCGACAAACTGGCCCTTCGCAGCGAGCAGGAACGGCTTAACAAAAGCATTATTATGGAAGCGGCCATTGCCATCAATCGGGGTGTCTCTCCCATGGTGCTGGAAGAATCCCTCAAAATCTTCCTTTCCCCCAAAGAACGCGAGAAATCGGTTACCAACAGCGATAAAGCCGAGGCCGAGTAG